In one window of Tachypleus tridentatus isolate NWPU-2018 chromosome 2, ASM421037v1, whole genome shotgun sequence DNA:
- the LOC143245517 gene encoding zinc finger MYM-type protein 1-like yields MEKFCGPKLPVKQAKCEQTIQQAEVQQSGSSVETVGLSTASEGIHSSVGSKASMDDSLQAELIIPSKPNQPRNFQYPKRECKQFKRSFQPSWYEEFPWLHYIEFSDTVLCHTCLLAEKEQKLNAKYKESAFLRDGFSNWKKAREKFRDHQMSQCHKMAVENVIVLPKTCSDIGEMLDMTLREEKKESRSNMAKIIENLQFLSRQGLALQGHSDKESNFIQLYHLRAKDNSKMIEWLKKKTNKYVTHDVQNEILEVMALQVLRDVASCIRNGRYFFILAVECTDVANKEQLTICIRWIDDNLEPHEDFIGFYEISTINADTIVLAIKDAIIRMNLTLANCRGQCYDAGCPMAGSQRCVAEQVLKDAPKAHYTHCHGHALNLAVCDVTKGSKLLADTLDITYEICKLIKFSPKRQGLLDKIKADINLERAGLKVICPTRWTVHGQSFDRIIANYEALLLEWDVCLEDRLDSEMRARIIGVRSQMEKFEYFFALHLGVAVYSLTDNLSKTLQKTCMSAAQGQQNAKLVAGVLDQMRNDGNGAQHFRTSNAKTEERPKRFEVGTGEPSFPSSPKEFYRRQYFEVLDLVINAINRRFYQPGFQAYRHMEDLLLKSLREEDTPDELKYLADKYGDDLDILSLKAQLPLLNGLLRGDSEDRHFKCFNYIYLAMKQLKEPQRCLISEVIISVKLLLVNPSSNAVGERSFSTARRLKTWLRSTMNQSRVNSLAVLHIHKERTASSDLVSIANDFVQKNDRRKVKLGVFTEHDFAGGSCSHH; encoded by the exons ATGGAAAAGTTCTGTGGTCCCAAGCTGCCTGTTAAACAAGCGAAATGTGAACAAACTATACAGCAGGCAGAGGTTCAGCAAAGCGGGTCGTCAGTAGAAACTGTTGGTCTATCGACAGCTTCAGAAGGCATCCATTCTTCTGTAGGTAGCAAAGCAAGTATGGATGACAGTTTACAGGCGGAATTGATAATCCCGTCAAAACCAAATCAACCACGAAATTTCCAGTACCCCAAAAGGGAATGCAAGCAATTCAAACGATCATTTCAACCGTCATGGTACGAAGAATTTCCTTGGTTACACTACATAGAGTTTTCAGATACGGTTCTTTGTCACACCTGCTTACTGGCAGAAAAAGAGCAGAAACTCAATGCAAAGTACAAGGAATCGGCTTTCCTCCGAGATGGCTTTtcaaactggaagaaggcaaGGGAAAAGTTTCGAGATCACCAAATGTCGCAGTGCCATAAAATGGCAGTAGAAAATGTAATAGTTCTTCCCAAAACATGTTCTGACATTGGCGAAATGTTGGACATGACATTGAGAGAAGAGAAGAAAGAATCTAGGAGCAACATGGCCAAGATCATCGAGAACTTACAGTTCTTGTCTAGACAGGGACTGGCTTTGCAAGGACACAGCGATAAAGAATCGAACTTCATACAACTTTATCACCTCAGAGCAAAGGACAATTCTAAAATGATAGAGTGGCttaagaaaaaaaccaacaagtaTGTTACACATGATGTTCAGAACGAAATATTAGAAGTAATGGCATTGCAGGTGTTGCGAGATGTGGCGTCTTGTATCAGAAACGGTCGTTATTTCTTCATCCTTGCCGTTGAATGCACTGACGTTGCAAACAAGGAACAGCTTACAATATGTATTCGATGGATTGACGACAATCTGGAACCCCACGAGGACTTCATCGGATTTTATGAAATCTCCACCATAAACGCAGATACCATCGTATTGGCCATCAAGGACGCGATAATTCGGATGAACTTGACCCTGGCCAACTGTCGGGGCCAGTGCTACGATGCCGGATGTCCTATGGCTGGATCACAAAGATGTGTTGCTGAACAAGTCCTCAAAGATGCTCCTAAGGCACACTATACACATTGCCATGGGCATGCCTTAAATTTGGCAGTATGTGACGTAACAAAAGGGTCTAAGTTGTTAGCTGACACCCTAGATATCACATACGAAATCTGCAAGcttataaaattttcaccaaagcGTCAAGGTCTGCTCGATAAAATAAAAGCTGACATCAACTTAGAAAGAGCAGGTCTAAAGGTGATTTGCCCAACTCGTTGGACAGTTCACGGCCAAAGCTTCGACCGCATCATTGCCAACTACGAAGCGCTTCTCTTGGAGTGGGACGTTTGTCTGGAAGATCGTCTAGACTCTGAAATGAGGGCACGAATAATAGGTGTCAGATCACAAATGGAGAAATTTGAGTACTTCTTCGCTCTTCATCTTGGTGTCGCCGTGTACTCTTTGACGGACAATTTGTCAAAAACATTGCAAAAGACCTGCATGTCTGCAGCACAGGGgcaacaaaatgcaaaactggtAGCAGGCGTTCTTGATCAAATGAGGAATGATG GCAATGGAGCTCAACATTTCCGAACCTCAAATGCCAAGACAGAAGAGAGACCCAAGCGTTTTGAGGTAGGAACCGGTGAGCCATCGTTCCCGTCGTCTCCCAAGGAATTCTACAGAAGGCAGTACTTTGAGGTTCTTGACCTTGTCATTAACGCAATCAACCGTCGTTTTTATCAGCCAGGCTTCCAGGCGTATCGACATATGGAAGATCTCCTCTTGAAATCTCTTCGAGAAGAGGATACGCCTGATGAGCTGAAGTACTTGGCGGACAAATACGGTGATGATCTGGACATCCTTTCTCTCAAGGCACAACTACCACTCCTCAATGGACTGTTACGCGGTGACTCTGAAGATCGTCACTTTAAATGCTTCAACTACATTTATCTGGCCATGAAGCAGCTGAAAGAACCTCAAAGATGCCTAATCTCGGAAGTGATAATTTCAGTCAAACTCCTGCTTGTTAACCCATCAAGTAATGCTGTAGGAGAAAGGAGCTTCTCGACGGCCAGAAGACTCAAGACATGGCTACGATCAACAATGAACCAATCTCGTGTTAATAGTTTGGCAGTTCTCCACATCCACAAGGAACGCACAGCATCGTCAGACCTCGTTTCTATTGCCAATGACTTTGTACAAAAAAATGACAGAAGGAAGGTGAAGCTCGGTGTATTTACGGAACACGACTTTGCTGGAGGAAGTTGTTCCCATCATTAG